A single Vigna radiata var. radiata cultivar VC1973A chromosome 8, Vradiata_ver6, whole genome shotgun sequence DNA region contains:
- the LOC106771995 gene encoding cryptochrome-1-like — protein MVGNRTIVWFRRDLRIEDNPALAAAAREGSVLPVYIWCPKEEGQFYPGRVSRWWLKQSLAHLDRSLKSLGTRLVFIKTHSTVTALLDCIKAIQATKVVFNHLYDPVSLVRDHNIKEKLVEQGISVQSYNGDLLYEPWEVYTESGRAFTTFEAFWKKCLHKQMDIVSVVPPWQLTPAEGKVEGCSVEELDLENELEKPSNALLGRAWSPGWRNADKALTEFVEQHLLHYSKKRLKVGGDSTSLLSPYLHFGELSVRKVFQVTRMKQILWTNEGNSVGEESVNLFLRAIGLREYSRYLCFNFPFTHERALLGHLKFFPWDPDPDNFKTWRQGRTGYPLVDAGMRELWATGWIHNRIRVIVSSFAVKMLLLPWKWGMKYFWDTLLDADLESDILGWQYISGGLPDGHELERLDNPEILGAKFDPEGEYVRQWLPELARMPTEWIHHPWDAPLTVLRASGVELGQNYPKPMIDVDLARERLTEAIFKMWESEAAAKAAGTEPRDEVVVDNTNSVENLDTPKVVFLEKASCATVSANDQKVPALPDSKIDHPPTRKRPNCMVEEGQNQDNSQNHNKDIGMSSIDQDICSTADSSSCKKQCASTSSYSFSVPQQCSSSSNLKWPWQEQIDMEQSSSKDGAM, from the exons ATGGTTGGCAACAGGACTATTGTTTGGTTTAGAAGGGACCTTAGAATTGAGGACAATCCTGCATTAGCTGCTGCTGCCAGGGAGGGTTCTGTACTCCCTGTTTATATATGGTGCCCTAAAGAGGAGGGACAGTTTTATCCAGGAAGAGTGTCAAGGTGGTGGCTGAAGCAATCTCTTGCTCACCTGGATCGGTCACTGAAGTCTCTTGGGACCAGGCTTGTGTTCATCAAAACTCATAGTACTGTCACAGCTCTTTTGGACTGCATAAAGGCCATTCAAGCAACAAAAGTAGTGTTTAACCATCTATATG ATCCAGTTTCACTTGTCCGTGACCACAACATCAAAGAAAAACTAGTGGAACAAGGCATCTCTGTGCAAAGCTACAATGGGGATCTGTTGTATGAGCCATGGGAAGTATATACTGAGAGTGGACGTGCTTTCACTACCTTTGAAGCTTTTTGGAAGAAATGCTTGCACAAGCAAATGGATATTGTTTCAGTTGTTCCTCCGTGGCAATTAACTCCAGCTGAAG GAAAAGTTGAGGGTTGTTCAGTGGAGGAACTGGATCttgaaaatgaattagaaaagcCAAGCAATGCGTTACTGGGACGGGCATGGTCACCGGGTTGGAGAAATGCCGACAAGGCCTTAACAGAATTTGTGGAGCAGCATCTACTTCACTACTCCAAGAAAAGGCTGAAGGTTGGTGGAGACTCCACCTCACTCTTGTCCCCATATCTTCACTTTGGAGAATTGAGCGTGAGGAAAGTTTTTCAAGTGACACGTATGAAGCAAATATTATGGACAAATGAAGGCAACAGTGTTGGTGAAGAGAGTGTAAATCTTTTTCTGAGGGCCATTGGACTTAGAGAGTACTCACGATATCTTTGTTTCAACTTTCCCTTCACTCACGAGAGAGCACTTCTGGGGCACTTAAAGTTTTTTCCTTGGGATCCTGATCCCGATAACTTTAAGACTTGGAGACAAGGGAGGACTGGCTATCCTTTGGTTGATGCAGGAATGAGAGAACTTTGGGCAACAGGATGGATACACAACAGAATAAGAGTAATAGTTTCAAGTTTTGCTGTCAAAATGTTGCTTCTACCCTGGAAATGGGGGATGAAGTATTTCTGGGACACACTTTTGGATGCAGACCTTGAAAGTGATATCTTGGGTTGGCAGTATATCTCAGGTGGCTTACCAGATGGTCATGAGCTCGAGCGCTTGGACAATCCTGAG ATTCTAGGGGCGAAGTTTGATCCAGAAGGTGAGTATGTGAGACAATGGCTACCTGAGTTGGCAAGAATGCCAACTGAGTGGATCCATCACCCCTGGGATGCACCACTTACTGTGCTTAGAGCATCGGGAGTTGAGTTGGGTCAAAATTACCCAAAGCCAATGATTGATGTAGATTTGGCCAGAGAAAGACTCACTGAAGCTATATTTAAGATGTGGGAATCTGAGGCAGCAGCAAAAGCTGCTGGCACTGAACCAAGGGATGAAGTTGTTGTAGACAACACTAACAGTGTTGAAAACTTGGACACTCCAAAAGTTGTCTTTCTGGAAAAGGCTTCGTGTGCTACTGTTTCTGCTAATGATCAGAAGGTGCCAGCACTACCGGATTCCAAGATAGACCACCCTCCTACTCGTAAGAGGCCAAATTGTATGGTAGAGGAGGGGCAGAACCAGGATAACTCTCAAAATCATAACAAAGATATTGGAATGTCAAGCATTGACCAAGACATTTGCTCCACAGCTGATTCTTCATCATGCAAGAAGCAGTGTGCCAGTACAAGTTCATATTCATTTTCAGTTCCACAGCAGTGTTCCTCATCTTCAAATCTAAAGTGGCCATGGCAAGAACAGATTGACATGGAGCAGAGTTCTAGCAAAGATG GAGCTATGTGA